A stretch of the Orcinus orca chromosome 1, mOrcOrc1.1, whole genome shotgun sequence genome encodes the following:
- the BCL10 gene encoding B-cell lymphoma/leukemia 10, with protein MEPTAPSLTEEDLTEVKKDALENLRVYLCEKIIAERHFDHLRAKKILSREDTEEISCRTSSRKRAGKLLDYLQENPKGLDTLVESIRREKTQNFLIQKITDEVLKLRNIKLEHLKGLKCSSCEPFPDGATNNLSRSNSDDSNFSEKLRASTVIYHPEGESSTAPFFSTDSSLNLPVLEVGRTENPTFSSTTLPRPGDPGAPPLPPELQLEEEGTCGNSSEMFLPLRSRALLRQ; from the exons ATGGAGCCCACTGCGCCGTCCCTCACCGAGGAGGACCTGACTGAAGTGAAGAAGGAC gCTTTAGAAAATTTGCGTGTATACCTGTGTGAAAAAATCATAGCTGAGAGACATTTTGATCATCTACGTGCAAAAAAAATACTCAGTagagaagacactgaagaaatttCTTGTCGAACATCAAGTAGAAAAAGGGCTGGAAAATTGTTAGACTACttacaagaaaaccccaaaggacTGGATACCCTGGTTGAATCTATTCGGCGAGAAAAAACACAGAACTTCCTGATACAGAAGATTACAGATGAAGTGCTAAAACTTAGAAATATAAAACTAGAACATCTGAAAG GACTGAAATGTAGCAGCTGTGAGCCTTTTCCAGATGGAGCCACAAACAACCTCTCTAGATCAAATTCAGATGACAGTAATTTCTCTGAAAAACTGAGAGCATCCACCGTCATATACCATCCGGAAGGAGAATCCAGCACAGCCCCCTTTTTTTCTACTGATTCTTCTCtaaatttgcctgttctagaagtAGGCAGAACTGAAAACCCCACCTTCTCTTCAACTACGCTTCCTAGACCTGGGGACCCTGGGGCTCCTCCTTTGCCACCAGAGCTGCAGTTAGAAGAAGAAGGAACTTGTGGAAACTCTAGTGAGATGTTTCTTCCCTTAAGATCACGTGCTCTTTTGCGGCAATGA
- the C1H1orf52 gene encoding UPF0690 protein C1orf52 homolog, with protein sequence MAAEEKDPLSYFAAYGSSSSGSSDEEDNSEPEETSRKASDPAKSAGGCGNKAEKRLPGPDELFRSVTRPAFLYNPLNKQIDWERHVVKAPEEPPKEFKIWKSNYVPPPETYSTEKKPPPPELDMAIKWSNIYEDNGDDAPQNAKKARLLPEGEETVESDDEKEEHTSKKRKIEPGEPTKKKK encoded by the exons ATGGCAGCGGAGGAGAAGGATCCTCTGAGCTATTTCGCGGCTTACGGGAGCAGCAGCTCAGGCTCCTCGGACGAGGAGGATAACAGCGAGCCGGAGGAGACAAGTCGTAAGGCCTCGGATCCGGCGAAGTCGGCGGGCGGCTGTGGGAACAAGGCGGAGAAGCGGCTGCCTGGACCCGACGAGCTGTTCCGGAGCGTGACTCGCCCGGCCTTTCTCTACAATCCGCTCAACAAACAGATCGACTGGGAGAGGCACGTCGTCAAGGCGCCAGAGGAG CCTCCGAAGGAATTCAAAATATGGAAGTCAAACTATGTACCACCTCCGGAGACCTACTCTACTGAGAAGAAACCTCCCCCTCCAGAGTTggatatggcaataaaatggtcTAACATATATGAGGACAATGGTGATGATGCCCCACAGAATGCTAAGAAAGCTAGGCTTCTCCCAGAAGGGGAGGAGACAGTGGAATCAG ATGATGAAAAAGAAGAGCATACTTCTAAAAAGCGCAAAATAGAACCGGGAGAaccaacaaagaagaaaaaatag